The genomic DNA TTTGATTTGAGAATCAAATCAAAAGTTCTTTAGGTAATTTAACAGTAAACACACTACCTTGATTAGGGCTAGAATCAGCGCTTATAGTCCCTGAGTGTCTTTCAGCTATCTTGCGACAAATGGCAAGCCCCAATCCAGTTCCTGGATACACGCTACTTCTATTATGAAGTCTTTCAAATGGTTTGAAAATTCTTTCTTTTAAATCTTCCTCAAAACCTATACCGTTATCCTTGACAGAAATTTCTAAATAATCATCTTTAGCCTCAGCATTAATTTTGAGATTTGGAGTCGTACCTGCTTCTTGGTACATTAAGGCGTTACGTATCAGATGAGTCAAAAGTTGTGTCATAAAAGTTTTGTTTGCATTCACCTTCGGTAAATTATTAGTTTGAAAATCTATATCAGGAACTTGCATACTCGTGCCCAAATTAGTTTTCAGTTCATTTACTAATAAATTGAGGTCTATAGGTTCAGGGTTAAGCTCCAAGGTGTTAGTTCTAGAATAGTCTAAAAGATCTGACAAGAGTACTTGCATTCTTATTGTTGCGTTATGGATGATATCAAGATACTGCATGCCTTTATCATCGATTACTGATGCGTATTTGCTTTTGAGCTTATCACTAAAGGCTTTGACCTTACGTAGGGGTTCATTTAAGTCATGAGAAGCTACATATGTAAAAGCCCCAAACTCCTCTTTCACTTTAGTTAATTCTTGTATTAAATCATCCACATTAATATCATTCGCTGTAAGAGAATTAAGCTGAATCAGTTTTGCGATAGCATCTTTGTTTAAAATATATTTGTTATAAACTGTTGTTAAGCAACGAGATAAATTTACTTGATTGAGCTCAGATTTTTGCAAATAATCTACTGCTCCAAGCTTCATAAACTCAATAGCAACTTCTTCATCTCCCATACCAGTTAAAACAATTACCGGAGTGCTAATAATTGGTTGATGTTGAGGGTTAATCATCTTCATAAACTCCAGTCCTGTAAGCTTTGGCATAGAGAAGTCAAGAAAAACGAGATCTGGTTTTTTGCTTTTGTATAATTCAAAACCAGTCAAAACATTATCAGCTTCAATAAATTCATAGTTTATATTTAATCTAGATACTCCAATAAATAATTTATAGAGATCTCTATCTGTCTCTGAATCATCGATTAATAGTATTCTTAATGTCTTTTCCATATACAATCCTATAAAGTTTTGACCAAGCCCACTTCTCGCTTCGGCTGTTTAAGTGGCAAAGTCACAACGAAACTACTACCCTTACCAGGCTCACTAGTTGCCAATATCTTTCCATGATGTTTATCGACAATTCTATGACAAATAGCCAAACCAATACCAGTACCTTGATAATGACTATTTTTATTATGCAAGCGATAAAACTGTTCAAAAATTTTATCGGCTTGTTCTTGTTCAAAGCCTATACCATTATCACTAATAGTAATTTCATAATTGTTCTTATTAGACTTAACTTTGACTTGAACCTTAGGACGGCTATCAGGCTTCTGGTATTTTATAGCATTAGAGATTAAGTTTTGAAATACTTGTAGCATTTGAGTTTCGATAGCTTCTATCTTAGGTAGTTCATCTATTTCTAATATAGCCGAGCTTCCTTCTATCTTAGCTTCTAGATTGGCTAATACTTCTGCCATGATTTCATTGAGGTCTACTTCTACGAAATTATGTTCTTTGGAATCGACTCTTGAATATTCGAGCAAGTCTTGTAATAGTCCCTTGAATTAGTTTCTCTAAAATAGTTATGGATTGTAAGTATGCAGATCTGAAATCAGCGAAATTAGCCAGCAATAATTTTCTCTCGAATGTAGCATCGGCAAACCTTTCTGTCTCGATAAGATTAGCAAGAGCATGAACTATAGAGTTATGGATTGGAACTAAATTTAATTCATAGATTCTTCTTGCAGGAATATTACCAGGGCTGTGAGCCATAGGTGTTAACTTAGGCTAAAACCCTTGGTAAACCTTGGGTTTTAGCCTAAGTTAACACCTATGAGGTATAAGTACTATAAGGGGTATTACCTTAGGGTAATCATTAAGGGGGGAGTAATGGATAGGGCAAAAGCACGAATATCTTAAGATCTTTTGATGCCTAGAAGATGTTCTAAAAACCCTTTATTCATA from Cyanobacteriota bacterium includes the following:
- a CDS encoding ATP-binding protein; the encoded protein is MAEVLANLEAKIEGSSAILEIDELPKIEAIETQMLQVFQNLISNAIKYQKPDSRPKVQVKVKSNKNNYEITISDNGIGFEQEQADKIFEQFYRLHNKNSHYQGTGIGLAICHRIVDKHHGKILATSEPGKGSSFVVTLPLKQPKREVGLVKTL
- a CDS encoding ATP-binding protein, producing the protein MEKTLRILLIDDSETDRDLYKLFIGVSRLNINYEFIEADNVLTGFELYKSKKPDLVFLDFSMPKLTGLEFMKMINPQHQPIISTPVIVLTGMGDEEVAIEFMKLGAVDYLQKSELNQVNLSRCLTTVYNKYILNKDAIAKLIQLNSLTANDINVDDLIQELTKVKEEFGAFTYVASHDLNEPLRKVKAFSDKLKSKYASVIDDKGMQYLDIIHNATIRMQVLLSDLLDYSRTNTLELNPEPIDLNLLVNELKTNLGTSMQVPDIDFQTNNLPKVNANKTFMTQLLTHLIRNALMYQEAGTTPNLKINAEAKDDYLEISVKDNGIGFEEDLKERIFKPFERLHNRSSVYPGTGLGLAICRKIAERHSGTISADSSPNQGSVFTVKLPKELLI